The Salarias fasciatus chromosome 16, fSalaFa1.1, whole genome shotgun sequence sequence GCGTCTCTAGCATTGCTCCTCATCCAGGTCACTTTCCACAGTGAGTAAGAGCAGAAGGTCGCCTGTACGGTGTAGTTCTGTGAACCTACATCAGCTCTGATGTGCTGTTTAGTCAAATAATTTGTGAGTTTCTGGATGCATGAATGAAAAATCTAGATTCAGTGGAGCATTAAAGAGTAACTGACCGGTGGGACACTTGACTCATCTCGTCAGAGCTTGGTCACCTTCCTGTACATGTTGCTGTCAtatcttctttttccttcactGCAGGCCAACCGGCTGTCACCCTGTCCCTGGTGCTTATGGGAAAATTTGGCATCGTTATCGGCGGCGGGATTTTGTATGTGTTCACTGGAGAGCTGTCCCCCACAGTCATCAGGAACACAGCCATGTCGTCCTGCGCCATATTTGCCCGAGTGGGCTCTGCTCTTTCCCCgtacctgctgcagctgggtgAGGCCTCTGACATTACAGCTGTGTTATCGGTCCACTGCTGTACCTTCAGTGCAGTCTGCATCAGCTGATCTCCGTAAGAATGAAGTGactcttttgtttgttctgcagCCGTGTTTAACCAGTTCCTGCCCTGGATCATTGTGGGCGGCCTGTCGCTGCTCAGCGTTGGGCTCTGCTTCTTCCTGCCGGAGACCTTCAGACAGGCGCTGCCGGACGCCATCCAGCAGGTCCCACAGGCAAAGTAAGTCTGGCCTCATCGCACCACCAGCAGGAGGTTGTTACGCTGCTGCAGGCCGGGGAGCATTTCCATGTTTAAGGCTAAGAGGAACAGTGCTGCTGTGAGTCCCACCTGACCACTCCATGGGTTGTACACCTCTGGTGAGATAAGCTGCTGTATCACCAACAGGACACTGTATAGTAACTGTTAAGTCTGAGTCCAGGTTTAATAATGAAAAGCTGCGTTATCACACTGCAAGTTGGAGCAAGGCTTGACAGAACACTGGTGCACACCCAAATGTAAATTTGAAcagaatataaataaattacaggAGTGTAAGATGTGACTCCAccaggagaaaaataaataaaaagttgaataaatatTGTTAATTATGCCATGGTTGACGTAACTCTTTCCATCTGTCTTGCAGGTTCAGTTGGTCGTGTTTCTCCAAATACTCTCCCAAAGAAGACAAGATAGCAGCTAAAAACCAGTCGACTCCACCtgacatcatctgcataactcACTTATAAGACTCCTGACGGCAACGCCAAGACTTTGGTCAAAGAAGGCTTCATCACACAGCATTACCACAGCAATGTCACAAAAATCTGGCAATCTGGAAACCCTGCTCGAGAACCCACACAACACACCCCAATGTGTTGACAAATGACAAATGCAGTTATTTCAGCTTGAGTAAAGAATACACcacaaaaaaatttaaagaatAAGTGAAGAGCAATAAAGCACCGGTGGCCTTACATGGATGAGCTGGTACGCACAGTCTCATCATGCACAACCTTCCAAGCATGTGACAAAACAGCAAAGATGCCTCCTGCGCCTCTGCAACCAGTTAAATTCCCAGACGGTCCTTTTCAACATGTTGCAATTGACATCGTGGGTCCGTTTTAACATGGAACATATGACTGTCGGTCTGCCATCACCTCGTTGGCTATTTCAGTCAGTGGCCTGAAGTAGCTTTCACTCCTACTGCCACAACAACTGCTATCATGGCATTCCTGAGTTTGCACATGAAGGAAACTCTTGCACTGTGACAACTAGCAATGGTTCCCAGTTTATATCCTCTGCCTTTGTTGAATTCCTGAAGAAACGTGGCATTAAACACATTCAAACTAGTGTATATCACCCTCAGGCAAACGGATGTGTGGAACGTTAAGGGATGCTATCAAACAGCACAAGCTACCCAGGTGCCTTGGAAACCTGTAGTGACTGACATGCTTCATAACTACAGAGCTGCACCTCATGCAGCTACTGGTGTATCCCCTTTCCAGCTCCTCAGAGGGACGGCAATGAGAACAGAGCTCAGCATCCTGCCTCCACATGAGGGCAGTGGACAGTGCAACCACGTGCTAGAGTTGCTAGACAGCCGGCCAGAAGTGcacaacacacagacaaaaagagaGGGGCTAAACCAACTAGACCGCTGCTGGAAAAAACAGAGTGTGCAAGCCTTTTCATGTGGGAAAAATGGAGATGCAAAACAGAAAACCCCTGTCAGCACAGAAACAGGCGAGTCCAAGTTCCTTCATCCTAAGTGATGGGAAAAGATGGAATGCAGCACGCCTTTCACTCTGCCCAAAGAGCTCCAAAGTGGCATGTGAGGCTGACACACCAGAAGAAAGACTGCTCAGCACAAACCTTAGACCGACCTGCTGTGCAAAGGACAAGACAACCACCTCGGCGGACAAAGGACTACAAGACGTAACGCATTACATATGACAAAAAGCTTGTGCTGGCATGACTCTGAAGAAGTCCTTTACAAGTGTTTTATAAAGTGAAGTAATTTTGCATACCCTGAATTTTAGTTATGTTTGAAGTGACTTGAAAAATTAGAATTTATTTACGTTAGGCAATTTCAGTTGAGACGTAAGGTATCCTAAGTTGTCATTatagtatttgtttttttgcttgaagAACACTCCAGTTATTGTGTTATTGTTGTACTAAGTTAATTACATTTGTCAATGTCAAGACTGATTATATTTGCAGATATGCTCTGTAGGACTTTTGGAGTTTGGTTTGCAGGTTATGAATGTGCATTGTTGAAGTTGTAATTACTATTTGCAGTTCAATGGAGAAGGAATGTTTCAACGGGGAAAAAGGGAGATTTTATGTCTGTGTAAGAGTTGatgtgctgttgttgtgttatttcCACACCAGaggtgtcactgtgtgtgtgtgtgtgtgtgtgtgtgtgtgtgagttaaacagcaggagagaagaagaatgaaaaagaaaaagatgaagacaTTAAAGATGTGAAAAGAAACCACGTCTCCTCCTTTTCATGAAGTAAATCTTTTATGGCATTAATCTAGGGAAATGCATTCATTTTAAGGATTTTTGTTCAAAATTCAATTTAACTTGTAGATGTAAATGTAATAATATTACCAATCCTGCAATCTGTAATTAGGATGCCTTGTAATCTATTACAAAGATAAACCTGGTTCTTCCTTCACTCTCCCTGAACGGTCACAATATCACAAGTCCAAAATTGACGAATGTTATAATCAGACAAGCCTTTGTGAAAGAATTATTTCCATTTGTGAGACTGGGCTGATCctacgtttttttttctctaaagcAGAGGCTGTGAAGctgaaatccaatttttttaaaatttcctaTTTCACCAAAGGCAAAATAAGTTCACTTTAAAATTGTGAATGAAATTTTTCCCTCTgagtctctctttttctctgagATGCCATTTTGCAACAGATCATAATAATTGTCCATTTTGTGACACACACATTGAAACAACAGaacatttattttatgaatGTATTTTTGCCATGCCGTCCAGGAAGATCTGAATTACTGGTTGTTTCCTACATTTAACAATTTCTCTAatctttcaaaagaaaatgttttatttggctTGCCTGTGAAACATAAATGAAATGGCCGTCGGCACTACATTATTCTTGGTAAATCTTTTATCCATagaaaaattcagaaaaacaaaaatctatgTCTACTACTATATGCATGTATACTCCATGTATCTCTCTGTGTATACCCTGCCTGTCTATGTTTTTCATAAAGAGCTTTGTCAAGAAGCGGAAGAGGAAGTGTGCAATGGAGCTGTGCAATCTGGTGGAGGACTTCAATCTTCAGAAGAACCCTTAGTTTTTTCAGGAATGCCGATCGGGACTGCGACTGAGCACTGAGGTGATCCAGAACTGAGCTTCTTGTAgaaacagtgtttctgctgcttttgctCTATTTCTGATCTGACTTGCAGGTTTTCTCATCACTGGACTCAGTCACTCCAAGACAAACTCAGAcaggcagggggaggaggagaggtggagtcCTTCTGTCctgtctgaaataaaaagaggtggacgctgcagaaacacacacacacacacacacacacacacacacacacacacacacacagtttttgtACACAATTATGGGGTTCCATTTGTGTCAAAAAAAGTACATGTGATATGTGTCGATGTTGTTGGTCTATGCTGTTGCTGTGTGTATTTGGCTGATGTCTATGGGATTAATGTTTTTGCCAAGTGTTGTTGCTTTATGTAtatgtgtgcacatgtgtttgCTGCATATATATGTTGCATatgtgtttgttgcatatgTAGATGTTGCACATGTATTTGCTGCATATGTGAatattgtaaatgtgtttgtggcagATGTTGCGCTCTTatgtgttgtggtctttactcaCTGATTTTGCCTTCTGCTGGCGGCTTATGAAGTTGTCTGCGCATGTTTGTCTTCTGTGATTGGCTCATGTCGTTGCTCCCTGCTGTTGGTCCTTGTCGTTGGTCCATGTCGATGTTGTTGGTCTATGTTGTTGGTCTGCCTGATCGCTGCTCTCGCCATCAATCACTGTTAAAATGAACCATGCGTGGTCCAATTTTTAATTCGACATTACGAAAAATATTGGtctttcaataaaaaaaggtttaaaagttttctattttaaaatcgCTTTTGCTTCAGGCATTAATCAAGGCACCTAAGCGGTCCTAACAAAAACGGTATCGGGGTGATGGTGAGCGTATTTATTGTTCtaaaacattagaaaaacaTTAACTGTGCGTGTTTGCATTGACGTGACTCGAActgttgatttattgatttatgctGATTTAGAACAATAACTACGCTCATCATCAGCCCGATAACATTTTTGTTAGGACCTCTTAGGTGCCCTGATTAATGCCTGAGGCAAAAACGATTTTAAAATTGAAACATTGTAAACCTTTTATTGAAAGcagtgaatgaaaaacaaaatcacaaaaaagagTGGGACTAAGTTATACTAGGCACAAACTCATGGATTTATAAATCCTGCAAACTTTATTTTAGCTGATAATGTTAAAATATCTTATTAATCAAGActtaaaatatgtatttttaaaaactctGACATCAAAGGCAGAATAAACTGTTGTGTAGTGAGTGAATTCTGAAATCTGTAGTTTGAACTCATGTTGATTCATTTCTAAATTCTAAAGTTGTCTGATTGATTAGCAATGCAACAATAACCGACACTAACCTCTGTTATAGTAAAACTAACTGTccactttctgttttctttgtggaAATCCAGTCAAACGACCATGGACAGCCGTCTCCTggtcagaagtgtgtgtgtgtgttgaagcagcCTGTTCCTGCAGCAGTGCAGGTTAGAAAATACTAATATTATGACGTGAGTGACACTGTGTTCCCCCCCAACAGGTGGCTGACCAGTCAggcagaagcagctgcagccggTATGAGCTGGACACACTGAGGAACCTGTCTTCCCTTGGAATAAAACGCATCCTGgccctggaccaggtccagggatTGTTGTGTCCACCCTCAGACAGGAGGGATGTATGGATAGATGGACCTACAGCACTGAGTACCACCAGTCCACTATGGTCACCGAGGTACTGAGACCGAGGACTTATTGGATGCCTGCTCTCTGGACAGATCTCGGACAGGTGCTCTTCACTGTCTACTGTATCCCACAGATTCTCCAAGGGGGACTTTTAAATTTTGTCAAATTGGGCCTGATAGTTAACGGAGCACAGACCAAAAAGCATTTGGATCAAAATCTAAGGCTGGTTTGAACCAAGTCAACACAATCTGAGTTAAATAACAGGAGGTACAACATTCTGAAATACAGACGACTGAAAGACTATTTAAATGTTCAACAGACATGGTTCccgaatgaaaaaagaaatactgaagTCCACTTTGGGGGACGGTTATCACAAACACCTGAGGACATTGTGTAATCCACCGTGACATGAGTGGTCAAAGTTAAACTTCATTGGTGTAAACATGTGGCTTCATGGTCCAGCAATCTGGTCCGTCCCCTCACTGCAGGAAGACTTCCTGTGTCTGTCACTGACTTCTCTTCTGGACTCCTTCATTCCTCCCACATTTCTAGACATTTTAGGTTATTTGACGATTACAAATTGCCAGCTCCATTTCCTCTTCACCACTGAAACTAGGAACTGCTCACTACAAACACTATTTATCTGAGCTTGAAGCTGTTCTCCCGTGAACCGCCTGTCACTCAAGCTGTTCACTCTCTGAAACTTGTCTTCGGTTTGTGTTGTGGCTTCAGGTCAGCCTGACCCAGATTCAGCTTCACTGATGGTGAAAGAAACTGAACTAACCAACACTTTCACTTTCTTAGAAAGTCTGTAGAGGAAAGACCAGCATTTTGGAGTTCCATGatggtctgtctctcttctGTTGTTGACGgcttttttcttgcagttttAACAGCAACACACTACTTTCTGCAGTACGATGCTGTTCGACTGCTGCTCAGGGGGGTCTGGTTGGTTCCAACACTGCTGTTATACAGACAGACGAGGTCGCAGGTAAACCACCAGAGTTACAACGTCTGTAGTGGTTTTCTAGGCTTGATCATCCTCCATTGCTGTGAAACACCTTAAAGTTTTTCACCCATTTCCTGCTCCATCAAAAACACCATTTaggaaacaagaaaacacagtgaTGAATTTTGATGCAAAGTTCACATTAAATCATCTCAGATATACATGAAACCAAAAGCACTTCTGAAAACTCATGTCTTCAGCCGACTtcatgaaaaactaaaaaaaacttaTGGTGGCATTTTCACTTCTCATGTCTGTATGCGTTTAAGATCTCGTGTGGCTTTACACAGCTGAAACCACAGGGGAAGGGTGGGTGGACTGTTCCTCCCTGATATATCACCGAGAAAACTTGTGACTTCCTCAAACTCGAACAAAAATTTTCAGCAAATTTTTCATACGCAGGAACTGCTGAGCTGATCACCGTCATCCCTGAAAACTATGGAGGAAATTTATGTCAATGTTGACAGACTGAAGCAGTCAGGAAGTGGAACAGGTAAGCACGGACTGACAGGACACACACTTTAGATCAACTGTCACTGTGACAAAGTTTTGACATGGATTTATTCTGAGAAAGTTTTAAGTGTTCAAGTTCCTTCCTGTAATCAGGAATAATAATGATTGAATTGATTAAATATGCATCAATAGACTTATCCAGGTGTGAACTGTTAACTCCTGTTTTCACCCATTTGcagataacacacacatttatatcaCAAATATTTACATCTTCAGGCTTCTAAACTAGATCTCAGCTTACATTTCTTGTTGAAGTGAAGTTGAACTGTGAACTCTACATTCCTCGTATAACTAACTGTGGATTATTTTCTTCAATTTGAAATTGATTTGAATGTTTATTATCTTTTTATAGAGGGCGTGACGAAAGTGACCCAACGTCCACTGAATGGTTCAAGCAACCAGAGCAGTAAGTTTAAAATACACATCAACTAAGATAAGTAAAAATAATCAATGAATAGAGACATACTCAACCATACAGTGAAGGAAATCCcttgtttcaatgtttttattggttAGTTTTTTCTGTTTAGGTTCAAGGAGATTGAACAAGCGTTGCTGTGGTTTTGTCTTTCTGGGCCTGCTGACTGTTTCCCTGCTGACTGGGACTGGATTCGCCGTCATCCGTGTTCTCAGTCAGTCTGGTTTCTACAAGTTACACGGgattttcaatcaatcaatctttttaTTTCGAACTAGGTTGTCAATTGAAAATTCCACAAGAAACAACTCAACTTAAAGTACAATTTTGCATacaaatcaataataataatgataataataataataataatcataataataatcataataataataataatttaaaaaagaaaagaaaaaaagtggtacATATTATGTACACAGTAGTGACAACCGTTCGAAAGGGATATTGAAGATACTTATGATCACTTgcgtttttttcacatttaattgaGAACATGACGGCTTTGCAGATCTCAGTGGCATCCGGCAGAACCTGACTGAACTTCTGGAGATCAGTAATCTCCAGATTTCCTCTTTGACTGAGGAGAGAAACCAGCTGAACGCCAGCCTTACCAAAATGTCTGAATACATAGCGAGGCTGAAGAGTGAGTCcctacaacaaaaacaaaaaacagctttgtCATTGTCATATCAAATGCATGCACTCTGTTCCATCTGTAATGCTCTGTATCGTCTCTTGTTTTAGCtcttcttccagatgtttgTCCTTCAGGATGGAAACAGTTCAAAGTTTCCTGCTATTTCATCTCTGATCAGAGGGGCTCCTGGGATGAAGGCAGAGAGGACTGTAAACAAAGAGGAGCAGATCTGGTGGTGATTGAAGGTTCTGAAGAAATGGTACATCATcctgctgtttcagtgtttataAGCTCACACTGCCCTGAATGTTTAATGTACATTACTTTGTCCATATCtggaaaaagaaagtttttccttaaaggtgcattaaggagtttttcaactttaaaaatacttattttccaccataaatgtgctacacatttttaatgatgtgtacaatgtgccctgacatattcattaccagaacctctaacagcgctaaattgtcacttgacagtgacagtgccggtccggcactagaattttttttgggagaatttgaaagaaatgacgtaatgcgcgctccagctggttaggtttcattttgttcgccattactccaccagatgcttagtgagcaacaactgagcaggagcttccagaaagtcagaacagactggcttctagcactgccacagctccacacagactccaccagggagaagaaacctAAATCTTACTTgggcgctactaaaagagcgaggaaggagttcccctcttccgtg is a genomic window containing:
- the LOC115403232 gene encoding C-type lectin domain family 17, member A-like — its product is MEEIYVNVDRLKQSGSGTEGVTKVTQRPLNGSSNQSSSRRLNKRCCGFVFLGLLTVSLLTGTGFAVIRVLNLSGIRQNLTELLEISNLQISSLTEERNQLNASLTKMSEYIARLKTLLPDVCPSGWKQFKVSCYFISDQRGSWDEGREDCKQRGADLVVIEGSEEMNFLAKKKDSWIGLNDREQEGTWKWVNGAPLTFTFWDDNQPDNWNRNSEHPREDCVHISHSLKWNDLSCISSQQWICENNITEIFANGLQL